Proteins found in one Anaerobacillus alkaliphilus genomic segment:
- a CDS encoding sulfatase-like hydrolase/transferase has translation MKKDKRPNFLIILVDEERFPTCYENEDLKEWRKNHLKTQELLRENGMTFLNHYIGSTACSPSRTTLYTGQYPSLHGVTQTTGAAKGAFDPDVYWLDHNTVPTFGDYFRSAGYRTFWKGKWHASDEDLIVPASHNAMLSFNPTTGVPDPEKQQLYLHANRLDSFGFDGWIGPEPHGSNPRNSASSAAIGVSGRDVVYSEEVVQLINSLEDEVHENNYKPWLIVSSFVNPHDITLFGLYTQLLPTFKFSVDPSVPFIPPAPTANENLLTKPSAQSNYRDVYQQALQPTLDTPFYRQLYYSLHKQVDDEMYKVFTALKQSIFYENTIVVFTADHGSLVGAHGGLFQKWHNAYEEAIHVPLIIHSPNYFADCKETDMLTSHVDIFPTLLGLADIDVQKVQEKLKKDHTEVHPLVGRDLTSLINGNAEFTRGDEALYFMTDDEFSKGLNQYTLTGQPYEAVKQPNHLETVIVKLPTGDSNSNEIWKFTRYFDNPQFWSDPGVEDVETIQKKGTDISEDQQAAICLTTTKTNPVPNQFELYNLTKDPLEEINLAHPTLETPELKAIQKLLNKILQEQRKQKRLTPTSGTNS, from the coding sequence ATGAAAAAAGATAAAAGACCAAATTTCCTCATTATCCTTGTTGATGAGGAACGCTTTCCAACCTGTTATGAAAACGAAGATCTGAAAGAATGGCGTAAAAACCATTTGAAAACTCAGGAGCTTCTTCGAGAAAACGGTATGACATTTTTAAATCATTATATTGGAAGTACCGCTTGTTCACCTAGTAGGACAACGCTTTACACTGGCCAATATCCTTCCCTTCACGGTGTCACCCAAACGACAGGTGCAGCAAAAGGTGCTTTTGATCCGGATGTTTACTGGCTTGATCACAATACAGTCCCTACTTTCGGTGACTATTTTCGTTCTGCAGGTTATCGAACGTTTTGGAAAGGGAAATGGCATGCTTCTGATGAGGATCTTATAGTTCCGGCAAGTCATAATGCAATGTTGAGCTTTAACCCAACAACTGGGGTCCCTGATCCTGAAAAACAACAGCTTTACTTACATGCAAATCGGCTAGACTCATTTGGTTTTGATGGGTGGATAGGTCCTGAACCACATGGATCAAACCCACGAAATTCAGCTTCTTCTGCTGCGATTGGGGTAAGTGGTCGTGATGTCGTTTATTCTGAAGAGGTTGTTCAATTAATTAACTCCCTAGAGGATGAAGTTCATGAAAATAATTATAAGCCATGGTTAATTGTTTCATCATTTGTAAATCCGCACGATATCACCCTATTTGGGCTTTATACACAATTACTACCAACATTTAAATTTTCTGTAGATCCTTCTGTTCCTTTTATCCCACCAGCACCGACAGCAAATGAAAACCTTCTTACTAAACCCTCAGCCCAAAGTAATTACCGCGATGTATATCAACAAGCATTACAACCTACACTCGATACACCTTTTTACAGACAACTATACTATTCACTTCATAAACAGGTTGATGACGAGATGTATAAAGTATTTACCGCTCTTAAACAGTCGATTTTTTATGAAAATACAATTGTTGTATTTACTGCAGACCATGGTAGTCTAGTTGGAGCCCATGGAGGATTATTTCAAAAGTGGCATAATGCCTATGAGGAAGCAATTCATGTTCCACTTATAATACACAGCCCTAACTATTTCGCTGACTGTAAAGAAACGGATATGCTAACAAGTCATGTGGACATTTTCCCCACTCTATTAGGACTTGCCGACATTGACGTTCAGAAGGTCCAAGAGAAACTGAAAAAAGATCATACAGAGGTCCATCCCCTAGTAGGTCGAGACCTAACTTCGCTCATTAATGGAAACGCCGAATTTACCCGAGGTGATGAGGCTCTTTACTTTATGACAGACGATGAGTTTTCAAAAGGTTTAAACCAATACACTCTAACTGGTCAACCATATGAAGCAGTTAAACAGCCTAACCACTTGGAAACTGTAATCGTCAAACTACCCACAGGTGATAGTAACTCAAATGAAATCTGGAAGTTCACACGTTATTTCGATAATCCTCAATTTTGGAGTGACCCAGGCGTTGAAGATGTTGAAACGATTCAGAAAAAAGGCACAGATATTTCAGAGGATCAACAGGCAGCTATTTGTCTCACAACCACCAAAACGAATCCAGTCCCCAATCAATTCGAGTTATATAACCTAACAAAAGATCCATTAGAAGAAATAAACCTTGCACACCCTACACTTGAAACACCCGAATTAAAAGCAATTCAAAAGCTCTTAAATAAAATTCTTCAAGAACAACGTAAACAAAAAAGACTTACTCCTACTAGTGGGACGAATTCATAA